GACCTAGGGAACCAAACCCAATGATGGACAACCTTTGGGCAGCTCATGTCCTTCTCTGTACCTCAGCTTGCTCCAGGACCATGGATGGGGGGCATAGACCAGTGTGATGCCAGGCATTAACCCTTTAGTCACCGGAGGGTGGAGAAATCGCAGGAGTGGGGAGTGAAGGGAAGATGAGACCCTTGGAGGCATCAGAGCAGGTTATTTATGAATCGACATCAAGGTATCACCTTATTTTAACAACCAGCTGGATATCAACTGTGGGTATGCCAgcgaaaatatttgaagaccatTGTCTCAGAACAGGGGACCTGCGGGATGGATTTGGGGGTTCATGGCACCCTCCAGGACCCAgcccctggaggctgggagtgCCAGCCCACAAGCCGACTGACCTGCCTCTCTGCCCCTCTTTGCAGGCTATGAGGTGACAGTGCTGGTGCGGGACACCTCCAGGCTGCCCTCAGAGGGGCCCCAGCCGGCCCACGTGATAGTGGGTGACGTTCGGCAGGCGGCCGATGTGGACAAGACTGTGGCGGGGCAGGACGCCGTCATCGTGCTGCTGGGCACCGGCAATGACCTCAGTACTGGGCCCCCCCTCTGCCCACGGCCCACCCCTGCACCTCGGCCCCCagcgccacccccacccccagccccacccctgccgccgccgccaccgccaccgcccACCAGTGACAGCCACTCTCTGTCTCCTCTAAGGTCCTACCACAGTGATGTCCAAGGGTGCCCAGAACATTGTGGCGGCCATGAAGGCCCACGGCGTGGACAAGGTCGTGGCCTGCACCTCGGGTGGGTGGCGGGGTCATAGGGGTGGGGCTGAAGAGTGGGGGATAGGTACTGGACGGGCAGCCCAGGGGCTCCTACAAGGCGGCATTAGAGCCACTCCAAGTTACtgtgtatttattgagcaccaccTGAGTGCCTGAACCTTGCTGGATGAGGCCAGAGACACAATACAGCCCTGGGCCCTGTGCCATGGTTCTTACAAGGAGGAGGGAAGTGGCAACAGAGCCATCATCAAACAGTGACCAGTCAGGGCCAGGGTTGGGGGAAGCACAGGCAGAGAGGTCAAGGCCAGGATTCGGGGGGAGCATGGGCAGAGGGATCAGGGCCGGGATAGGGGAAGCCTAGAGGACTCTGGGGGCCCAGAGGGGTGCCTGACTGACTCATCTTGAAAAAGGGTCAGGGGGAGAGCATCATAGAGGAAATGACAGAGCTGTGTATACATAGGCCAGGTCTTTACCCTCACAGAGCTCCCAATTTATGGGGAGATGGTATTCAACAAATGGTTGCCCGGAATAATCTGAAAGGAAGGCTGCAGGGTGTGTAACAGGAGCAGTTAATTCtaacagcatttattgagctcttactgtgTGCTCGGCACCATCTGAGTGCCTTACAGATGAATGCCACTTAATCCTCTCAAAACTCCTTTGAGTAGCACTTATATTCACAGTGGgtcacagtaggtgctcagtgaatagtAGCTGTTCTTATTGCTTCCTAGCTAAGGgagtggaggcacagagaggcccatCACCTTACGCGAGATCACACAGCCTGtggctggcagagctggggtgtgGAACCAGACTGTCTCCATGGTCCACACTCCTCACCTTTGTTCCATCACACATTGTCTCCCAGGGAAGGGAAGTGACATGAGGGAGCAGTGGGAGGATAAGGggactccaggcagagggatcagCATTTACAAAGGCTGTGAGGTGGGAGGGAGTGTGGCTGCAGCAGAGCGGGTGAAGGGGAGAGTGTTGGGTGATGAGGTCAGGTGGGGCCTCGTGGACCTGATGGGGCCTTTGCTTTTACCCTGAGTGAGATAGGGTCACAGATGAGTCTGACCCCTCTGGCTGTGCCGGGGGAACAGAATGtaggggggcaggggcagggagaccagggaggaggctgCTGCCATGGTCTAGGCAGGAGGTAACAGTGGACAGGAACAGGCAGGGTGAGAAGCCTGGAGAAACTGGAGGGCAGTAGTGAACCCCTGTAGGGGTTGGTCCTGGCAGGAGACCTGCGGGCTATGGGCCTGGCCAGGCTGTCCTCAAGCCTTGGCTGACCCTACCCTATGTCCCCCCAGCCTTCCTCCTGTGGGACCCGTCCAAGGTGCCCCCAAGACTGCAGGATGTGACTGATGACCATATCCGGATGCACGAGATACTACAGCAGTCGGGCCTGAAGTACGTGGCTGTGATGCCACCACACATAGGTGAGTGGGTGGGTCCCAGCTGCAGGGTTACCGCCAGCCTGCCCCCTCCTGTCCTCTGTCGACGTTCACTGGGCCTTCCCTGGGCAGTTGAAAATTGCAAACCTTCCTCCCACACTTTCTATCCTCCTTCCTGCTTGATTTGTATCTCCTTTCTAACATACTTTTCAATTATCTCTGTTGTACAAACTATCCAAAATTTTAAAACGTAAAACAAAAACCCTCATTTATGATGACTCTCAGTACTGGGAGCTGACTAGGCTCTGGGGGCGCTTCTTGCTGGCGTCTCTCATGCCGTTGCTCAGTAGCTGGCAATAGAATTGTGTGGAAGGAAGCCACGACAGGGCTCGTGGTAGGGGCAGACTGTCTGTCCCTGGAACACCTGCATGCTGCCTTGCCTAGCGTCAGATCTCTCAGGGCTGCTTCCGCTGTATTCTCTTTATTAGAAGCAAGttatgggacttccccggtggtccagtggttaagactgcatgctcccaatgccgggggcccgggttcgatccatggtcagggaactagatcccacatgcatgccgcaactaaaaagatcccacataccgcaactaagacctggtgcagccaaataaaataaatacagaaatacagaaataaatattttaaaaaatgaagcaagtTATACTGGGGCTGCCCCACATTCAAGGGACAGGGACTTATGCTTCACAtcgtctctttctttctttctttttttaaacccatttatttggccacaccatgcagcatgcaggatcttagttccctgatcagggattgaacccatgccccctgctgtggaaacgtggagtcctaaccactggaccaccagggaagtccctcgtttctttctttatcttactTAGCGCGTGTCTCCCACACTAGAATTTTGTTTGAAGCAcagattttgtcttgttttgattACAGCTGTGTTCCTAGTGCCTAGAACAGGgcttggcatgtagtaggtgctcagtaaatatttatcccATAAGCTAATACCGGAGAAGATGCCTCACCTCCAGGTGGTGCTGTGGAGGGAACCACACCCTCTTTTCCCCTCCCAGGTCTGGAATACACATTGAGAGAGAGTCAGACCGAGGGAGAGATGCATTTACAAATGTCTCTTGCATAGGAAGTGTGTGCCTGGCCACGATTACAAGTACCAATGATGTAGTCTCTGCTCTCATGAGGCTTACATTTCTAGCGGAGGAGGCAAACGAAATAGATGATCTATATTACTGTTGGGTTGTGCTACACTGAATGAAGAAACCATAAAGTTCAGtgaaggaacttccctggtggctcagtggttaagaatccgcctgccagtgcatgggacacgggttcgatccctggtctgggaagatcccacatgccgcggaccagccgcggaacaactaagcccctgcaccacaactactgagcccgcgcgccacaactactgaagcccgcatgccttagagcccatgctccgcaacaagagaagccaccgcattgagacgcccactcgccacaactagagaaagcccgtacacagcaacaaagacccaacacagccaaaaaaaaaaaaaaaaacaaaacaaaaaaactcagtgAAGAGAGTAAGCCTCAGCTATAAGCAGAGGCTCGCTAAGGAGATGGCCCTTCCCCCAGATACTCACCTGATTCCCCCGCTCAGGGGACTACGTTCAATGTCCTGGgctaaaccataatggaaaataatattagaaaagaatgtgtgtgtgtgtatatatatatatgtttaaaaaaaaaaagacaccagacCTGTTATGTTTCATgctatgaaaaacattaaaaaaaaaaaatgattgttcCAGGTTAAAGGTGACATGGCGACTGAACTGGATTCTGAttttgaggggagggggaggtcgGAAGATATTTTTTGGCAGTTGGGGAAATCTGAATTTCTAAATTCATCATTCTAAATGATGTCTCTTGCATAGGAAGTGTGTGTCTGGCCACGATTCCCCTCAGGGGGAATCAGGTGAGtgtctgggggaagggaggacatTCTGGGATGAGGGAACCGCAGTGCGGATGCCGGAGCCAGGCACTTGTATCTCCTTCACATTTGCCTGCCTGCTGATGAGCACttctgctgtgccctctgccttctGCTTGGAGAAAGACGAGCCCTGCACGCCTTACAGAGGTTCAGGTAAGCTCAATGTTGAAGTTCAATTCAGGATTCTTGTTGAGACGAGAATCCTAAGCTCTGAATCAGTGGTGAAGCTGCATGGCGGAGAAGCCGGGCAAAGTCCCAGCCCCAGCACTTTGTGGACTTGAGgcccgtggcctctgagcctcagtttcctcttctgtaaacgGGGTTCATGATATTACTTCTTGACCTCCCAGGTTTGAAGTGAATATCCAGAGAGATCATGCCTAAAATTTATTTaacacagttgtttttttttagttcttctttttttgaatatttattttatttgttttccttattttttttttttggcttcgtcgggtcttagttgcgccacatgggatctttgttgaggcacacGGGGTCTTTTTCATTCCGGCACGTGGTCTGCTCGGgctgctctctagttgtggcctgcgggttttttctcttctctagttgtggcgcgcaggctccagggcgcgtgggctctgtagtttgcagcacgcagggtctctcgttgaggcgcgagaactcagtagttgtggtgcgtgggcttagttgctctgcggcatgtgggatcttagttccccgaccagggatggaactcgtgtcccctgcattggaaggcggattctttaccactggaccacgagggaagtcccagtcctTTTTTTGTACGTGTATGAAAACTTTGAAACCtccagaaaagttaaagaaattaaaggtttGTGAATACCCATAAACCCTTCATCTAGGTTCACTTGTTAACATTTCGGCCTTTCTGCTTTCCCTATatatctaactatctatctatctatctatctatgcatGCATctaatgtgtatgtgtatagatgTGAATAcatatgtaatgtatattttttaaataagtgtgtatttttagttttatctttttctttctttctttctttcttttttttttttttggctgaaccatttgaaagtaggTTGCAGACATCGGCACACTCTACTCCTAGAACCTCTTGATAGGCATCTTCCAAGAAGGAATATTTGGATACGAACCACAGTACTGTTATCGCACCAAGGGAATTGACATTCACTCTACCACATCATTTAGTATCCAGCccatattcagatttccccaacTGCCAAAAAATATCTTCCaaccttcccctcccctcaaaaTCAGGATCCACTCCAGGATCGTGTGTTGTGTTTAGTCACTATGTCATATTTAACCTGGAACAATCCTccatatcctttttttctttttttttaatgtttttcataacATGAAACATAACAGGCCtggtgtttttgttcttattttttttaacatatatatacagtctttctaatattcttttccattatggtttatcccaggacattgactgtagttccctgtgctatacagtaggactttgttatCCCAGGTGGCTTTTAAAATATCCCACGTTCTGGATTTCTGTAGTTATTTTCTTACAGACTcagattaaaaatttttggcagggtcttccctggaggcgcagtggttgagcatccgcctgccgatgcaggggacacgggttcgtgccccggtcccgggaagatcccacatgccgcggcgcggctgggcccgtgagccatggccgctgagcctgcgcgtccggagcctgtgctctgcaacgggagaggccacaacagtgagaggcccgcgtaccgcgaaaaaaagaaaaaaaacaaatttttggcAGGATTGCCAcgtgggtg
Above is a window of Phocoena sinus isolate mPhoSin1 chromosome 19, mPhoSin1.pri, whole genome shotgun sequence DNA encoding:
- the BLVRB gene encoding flavin reductase (NADPH), giving the protein MAVKKIAIFGATGRTGLTTLAQAVQAGYEVTVLVRDTSRLPSEGPQPAHVIVGDVRQAADVDKTVAGQDAVIVLLGTGNDLSPTTVMSKGAQNIVAAMKAHGVDKVVACTSAFLLWDPSKVPPRLQDVTDDHIRMHEILQQSGLKYVAVMPPHIGDQPLTGAYSVTLDGRGPSRVISKHDLGHFMLRCLTTDEYNGHSTYPSHQYD